In Roseofilum casamattae BLCC-M143, the DNA window CTCTGGCAGAAGTATTTAACGTACGAGCAACGGTGATTAATACCCCAGTCGGACTGCAAATTTGTCCCCTTTCGGCGAATTAAGCTAATATCAATAAATAATTAACAACGAACAATTAACAATGGTGATTTGGCGAAAAATTTGGCGATCGCTCCGGACTCGCTTCTCTCAGTGGTGGCGAAAAATTTGGCAATTCCTGCGCCCGAAAACCGATCGCGATCGTCATTTCTCTACTCGCGCTCCGGGAGCCATTCCCCTCAGTTACAGTCACTACGAATTCCTCTTTCATCAACTGCTAGAAGGAGTCGCTACGGAAGGATGGCAACAAACAGAGATTAATGATTTTTTCAGGCAATGGCGCGATCGCACCACAGAACTTGAATGGTTTCGCTGGTTAGAGAGATTTGGCGAACGAGTTCTCGCTTCCCCCGTTCCTAATTTAGAACTGGCTCGACGCATGGTTCAATTCAGTCAAATTGCTGAAGGAAACTTAGCTTGGCGAGCTGGAGAAATTGGCTCGGCACTGTTAGCCAGATCTAGAGTCGAACAACCCAGAGAACGGCAACCAGAGAACGCAGCACCCATTACACCGCCAACAGAACCAGATACGCCGCTAGAGGAATCCTTACAGCCGATTAAATCTTCGGCAAAGCTGCCTCCTCCAGACACTCTTTCAACTCCAAGCACAACTAAAGCTCCACCCCTTGTAACTGCTCCGGAAATCCCAGATGAAAAACCAGCCGCCATCCCCTCATTGAAGAGTTTAGAAGGAGTGTTGAGCCTGCTGAATTATCGTCCGCAAATGACGCAAGCTCTGGCCAAACAAATGGGTATAGAATCGAGCAATCCAGAACAAATACTTCAACAATTGCAAGTGCGAGCGTGGATTAAATCGAGTTTAAAGCATCAGCAACAAGGCAACTGGCGGCAAGCGATGCAAGCGGTAGAAAAGGCGATCGCCTTAGACGAGAATTATGGTATTGCCTGGGGGATTAAAGGCGATTTATTCTTTCGGCAAAACCGATTCAACCAGGCAATTCTCGCTTACGATCGCGCCACAGCACTTAATCCCAATGACGAACAAGCCTGGTATAACCGAGGAATGACTGAATTTAAATTAGAACGATTTGAATCTGCTTTATCCAACTTTGAACGATCGCTAGAATTAGATCCCAATCTATTTCCGGCTTGGAAAAATAAAGCCATTGCTCTGTTTAACGTAGGACGCTATGCAGAAACTTTAGCCGCTTGCGATCGCGCCCTGCAAATGCAACCTGAAGATAGCACCCTGCAGGCCTGTTACCAAAACGCACGGCAAAAGACGACAATGTAACCTTGACCGTGCTATTCCATTTCACCCATGACATCGAACACTCTACTGATTGCTGGAACCGATACCGATGCCGGAAAAACCGTATTAACCACAGCCCTAGTCGCCTACTGGCAAACCTATTGTCGCGATCGCGCGTTAGGATTAATGAAACCCATTCAATCCGGAGTCGGCGACTTAGAACTCTACCAAACACTATTTACTCTCGACCAGTCCCCAGAATCCATTACCCCCGTCTACTTCCAGACTCCCGTCGCCCCTCCAATCGCCGCAGAACAGGAGAATGCGATCGTAGACCTCGCCCCCGTATGGCAAGAGCTAACTACCCTACAACAGAGCAAAGATCGAGTGCTCGTTGAAGGTTTGGGAGGGTTAGGATCTCCCGTTACCCGCGAGCTGATTGTGGCCGATCTCGCTCGGGACTGGCAGTTACCCACAGTCCTAGTCGTTCCCATTAAACTAGGCGCAATCTCCCAAACCATTGCCAACGTCGTTCTCGCCCGCCACTATCGCGTCCCTCTCATCGGAGTCATTCTCAACACCATTACTCCCATAACTCCCAAACAACAAGAGCAATGGGCCCCTATTACTCTGCTCGAATCTCTGGCTGGAGTCCGCGTCTTGGGAACTCTACCCTATTTACAAAATCCGCAAGATTTGACTCAATTAACCCAGGCGGCTGCCGGTCTCGACTTAGAATGTTTGTTCGATCGCTTTGTCCCAGCTCAGTCGTCCGTCGGCTGATGGATAGCTTGATGTGCTACCGTATGCAAAATATGCAAAATAAGATTAGATTGTCAAAAAATAATGAAATTATTGCCCTCAGTCACTAAACGTCCAATCGCGATCGAGATAAAACCCTTGGCTTTGGGAACCGTTTGTGCCAGTTTGCTTTTCGGCGTCATCGCCTGCGGGCAGCCCAGCTCCACTGATGGAAATGGCGGCACAGAAGGGGATTTGCCTGGAGCCGGAATAACCGTTACCTCCGCTCATGGCAACCTTTTAGAAGAACGCTTTCAAACCGAAATTGTGAACGCGGGTTTGGATCGGTTGGGATACGAGACACCCACCCCGAAAGAACTGGAGTATCCTGCCATGTTCGCTGCTGTTGGTAATGGAGATTTGGATTATATGGCAGTCAACTGGGAACGGTTGCACAGCGAGTTTTATGAAAACAGCGGTGGAGATGAAAAACTAGTCAAACTGGGCGTGGTTGCTCCGGACTTGCTGCAAGGATATCAAATAGATAAGGCCACTGCAGACGGGAAGAACATTACCAACTTAGAACAATTAAAAGACCCAGAAATTGCCAAACTCTTTGATACCGATGGTAACGGTAAGGCGAATTTAACTGGATGCAACCCCGGTTGGGGATGCGAGTTAGTCATCGAACATCACCTCGATACCTATGGGTTGCGCGACACCGTCGAGCACGATCAAGGACAGTATTCTGCCCTGATTGCCGATACGATGACTCGTTATAATGAAGGAAATCCAGTGCTGTTCTATACCTGGACGCCTTACTGGGTTGGTGGAGTTTTAAAACCGGGGCAAGATACGCTTTGGTTAGACGTTCCCTATACATCTTTACCGGAAGCTCAGGGAGAGGTGTCGGAAGCCGATACCACCGCATCAAATGGTAAAAATCTCGGCTTTGTTCTCGATCGCATGGTAGTGACTGCCAATCAAGAGT includes these proteins:
- a CDS encoding tetratricopeptide repeat protein, producing the protein MVIWRKIWRSLRTRFSQWWRKIWQFLRPKTDRDRHFSTRAPGAIPLSYSHYEFLFHQLLEGVATEGWQQTEINDFFRQWRDRTTELEWFRWLERFGERVLASPVPNLELARRMVQFSQIAEGNLAWRAGEIGSALLARSRVEQPRERQPENAAPITPPTEPDTPLEESLQPIKSSAKLPPPDTLSTPSTTKAPPLVTAPEIPDEKPAAIPSLKSLEGVLSLLNYRPQMTQALAKQMGIESSNPEQILQQLQVRAWIKSSLKHQQQGNWRQAMQAVEKAIALDENYGIAWGIKGDLFFRQNRFNQAILAYDRATALNPNDEQAWYNRGMTEFKLERFESALSNFERSLELDPNLFPAWKNKAIALFNVGRYAETLAACDRALQMQPEDSTLQACYQNARQKTTM
- the proX gene encoding glycine betaine/L-proline ABC transporter substrate-binding protein ProX, giving the protein MKLLPSVTKRPIAIEIKPLALGTVCASLLFGVIACGQPSSTDGNGGTEGDLPGAGITVTSAHGNLLEERFQTEIVNAGLDRLGYETPTPKELEYPAMFAAVGNGDLDYMAVNWERLHSEFYENSGGDEKLVKLGVVAPDLLQGYQIDKATADGKNITNLEQLKDPEIAKLFDTDGNGKANLTGCNPGWGCELVIEHHLDTYGLRDTVEHDQGQYSALIADTMTRYNEGNPVLFYTWTPYWVGGVLKPGQDTLWLDVPYTSLPEAQGEVSEADTTASNGKNLGFVLDRMVVTANQEFADANPAAAKLFELVEISVDDINAQNQLIQEGENTPEDIERHVNEWISNNQAVFDGWIEQAMEAAQS
- the bioD gene encoding dethiobiotin synthase; amino-acid sequence: MTSNTLLIAGTDTDAGKTVLTTALVAYWQTYCRDRALGLMKPIQSGVGDLELYQTLFTLDQSPESITPVYFQTPVAPPIAAEQENAIVDLAPVWQELTTLQQSKDRVLVEGLGGLGSPVTRELIVADLARDWQLPTVLVVPIKLGAISQTIANVVLARHYRVPLIGVILNTITPITPKQQEQWAPITLLESLAGVRVLGTLPYLQNPQDLTQLTQAAAGLDLECLFDRFVPAQSSVG